A single window of Plasmodium malariae genome assembly, chromosome: 8 DNA harbors:
- the RPB1 gene encoding DNA-directed RNA polymerase II subunit RPB1, putative: MTVDLNIPYSACELKRVKRLELGVLDPEIIKKISVCEIVNVDIYKDGFPREGGLNDIRMGTIDYKTLCGTCNMNVKYCPGHFGYIELAKPMYHYGFMNVVLSILRCVCYHCGRLLCNMNNSKVKYIEKIKVNSLRLKKLSELCQGIKVCDHSSAQEDLLHINDNSINNFYNNDLSNLNVNQQMLLNPNCYSNIFEMVSKEDVDCGCVQPKYTREGPNLYIQFLHSSEEDIDESKRKLSAEEALEILKRIRKEEMGILGFNSDRCIPSSLILTYIPIPPPCARPYVQYGNQRSEDDLTLKLLDIVKTNIQLKKQTDRGAKSHVLQDLCSLLQFHITTLFDNDIPGMPIATTRSKKPIKAIKTRLKGKEGRLRGNIMGKRVDFSARTVITGDPNLNIDYIGVPKSVAMTLTFCETVTPLNYDDLKKLVERGPYEWPGARYIIRDNGTKYDLRHVRKNSERELEYGYKVERHMTDEDYILFNRQPSLHKMSIMGHKVKILPYSTFRLNLAVTSPYNADFDGDEMNLHLAQSHETRSEIKHLMIVQKQIVSPQGNKPVMGIVQDSLLAIRKFTRRDNFLSKEEIMSLLIWIPYWNHVIPTPAIIKPKPLWTGKQIFSMLLHFDDLDKHDNDGGNISGNSDDPLKSQGGDRNAHFDEETTHRTHHLSRLGVNHPSSPGIMVDGMNQGGNMLFMNSVKNQGTISNDKFNNSSNSNHNNAMSRKYNGIKINLIRDSSTSCKDDNPYCSVSDGKVIIKNNELLSGIICKRTVGSSSGSLIHILWHEMGPDKTKDFISALQKVMNNWLEYVGFTVSCSDIIASNKILDKVKDILNKSKKEVSKIVKKAQRGELECQPGKSLYESFETRVNNELNCAREMAGKVASESLDERNNIFSMVTSGSKGSIINISQIISCVGQQNVEGKRIPFGFNHRSLPHFIKFDYGPESRGFVSNSYLSGLTPQEVFFHAMGGREGIIDTACKTSETGYIQRRLIKAMEDVMVQYDRTVRNSYGDIIQFLYGEDGMAGEYIEDQIIDLMKLDNKEIKKLYKYNFDEEPYGKDFFLGKGGDDGKTSSSYIDYNKQNILNQEFEELYKCKNYLCKEIFPDGDIRQHLPINMNRLIEYAKSQFPFIPLISSKVKNGDDQKIRSKMSLDEREKKEKRRRRKRRKKKKKKEKEKEKEKNTKMCDNYGVNDVGMDDGISGSIGGSFGSGDFPDGTINNDELMSEIKKEYESHDLANVMKSQSAYKTFRPFGEEEGAGSGRDGSGDGSEGSSSEGSGIEDSSSDDNNGSDHGNNEYYFPGGGRTQGNVKPFGSMLRGHYEEDSSSNGMMVDPVQVVHKVNNFLEKLVIIKQINSNDTLSVEAQNNATLLLKAHLRTYLNSKLLTQTHNISLKGIDWLLQEIERIFYKSLCHPGECVGALAAQSIGEPATQMTLNTFHFAGVGSKNVTLGVPRLKELINIVKNVKTPSTTIYLDDIVSNDQQKAKDILTKLEYTTLKQLTSHAQIIYDPNTTSTILEEDKIWVNEFYEFPDEDDTQYSLGEWVLRIQLTNIHVNEKKLTMKEIVYIIYSVFSSDELDIIYTDDNSEDLILRIRVKYLNGEYNFLTDDGENANGYEEEEEEEEDYNNIANSFKTKKATPADTAINNNNALNQIKEEDAFSQNSSRSHRNVNNGGSTNNGSNNMHISNNNSNDVNNAADSNNNRGVNNEGEGKQIKKGRSGAGTSAASVVVTSDKGDSDDEDDDFLFGGNQTRAMDENHHSSNSKRNNNYNLENMKESMNQEDAYSKLSAKTAENDLQMKSSNKSGRSGGSGGSSSSSSTSTTSSSSNNGSGNNSSAMNNSGGLNNNSGMNNNGGMNNNSGNNPLLSKEDTEDTFLKKLMEQCLSSLKLRGIENITKVYMREEPKITYDSDKGKFIRSSHWVLDTDGCNLESIFCAPLVDFKKTVSNDIVEIFEVLGIEAVRRALLKELRTVISFDSSYVNYRHLSILCDVMTQKGYLMSITRHGINRVDKGPLVKCSFEETVEILLEAAAFAQVDNLRGITENIMLGQLCKIGTGVFDIIIDNEKLNDANQNLETIQDITSAGFTTPDSHHGITPDGLQSPIAINTLNSPLPFSPTYNANLLSPTAPIDNSTNSNNSMNSILSPQYIQNYTDNIISPTKNDFNNLDTLKLGGKFSPTIQSPKSPTSVIHSPFSPFDNNNQQLMDTNLLFSPKNNITNSSNNMMNNYNVFSPKANMATNIQSPVMYSPIPMTNPMINPMMDIFSPKPHIQNNVYSPSYSPTSPTYNANNAYYSPTSPNNNSSSGNYSSYNQSNDLTNANRKYSMISPVYSVTSPKYSPTSPQYSPTSPVPNNPSSPQYSPYSITSPKFSPTSPAYSISSPVYDKNTAINNNHPLSPAYILQSPVQVRQHAQDVQMFSPVQKANVADVQNDDPFSPMPYNIDEEEMKEE, translated from the coding sequence ATGACAGTTGACCTAAATATCCCATACTCGGCATGTGAACTGAAGAGAGTGAAAAGGCTTGAGTTGGGGGTGCTAGACCcggaaataataaaaaaaataagtgtGTGTGAAATAGTAaatgtagatatatataaagatggGTTTCCGAGGGAGGGGGGTTTAAACGATATAAGGATGGGAACAATCGATTACAAAACATTATGTGGTACATGTAACATGAACGTTAAATATTGCCCTGGTCATTTTGGTTATATAGAATTAGCAAAACCGATGTATCATTATGGGTTTATGAATGTAGTGTTAAGTATATTAAGGTGTGTGTGTTACCATTGTGGTAGGTTGTTAtgtaatatgaataattcaaaggtaaaatatattgagaaaataaaagttaatagtttaagattaaaaaaattatcagaATTATGTCAAGGAATAAAAGTGTGTGATCATTCGTCTGCACAAGAagatttattacatattaatgataactctattaataatttttataacaatgatttaagtaatttaaatgtaaatcAGCAAATGCTTTTAAATCCAAATTgttatagtaatatatttgaaatggTAAGTAAAGAGGACGTAGATTGTGGTTGTGTGCAACCGAAATATACTAGAGAAGGTCCAAATTTgtatattcaatttttgcATAGTAGTGAAGAGGATATTGATGAAAGTAAACGCAAATTAAGTGCAGAAGAAGcattagaaatattaaaaagaataagaaaagaagaaatggGTATTTTGGGATTTAACTCAGATAGATGTATTCCTTCATCGttaattttaacatatatacctatacCTCCACCTTGTGCAAGACCATATGTTCAGTATGGAAATCAAAGAAGTGAAGATGATTTAACATTAAAACTTTTAGATATTGTAAAAACGAATATACAGTTAAAGAAACAAACAGATAGAGGTGCTAAATCACATGTACTGCAAGATTTGTGTTCACTATTACAATTTCATATTACGACTTTATTTGACAATGATATTCCAGGAATGCCAATTGCTACTACTAGATCGAAGAAACCAATTAAAGCAATAAAGACAAGATTAAAAGGAAAGGAAGGTAGATTAAGAGGAAATATAATGGGTAAAAGAGTGGACTTTTCAGCAAGAACAGTAATTACAGGAGATCCCAATTTGAATATTGATTATATAGGTGTACCTAAGTCAGTAGCAATGACATTAACATTTTGTGAAACAGTAACTCCATTAAATTAtgatgatttaaaaaaattagttgaAAGAGGTCCCTACGAATGGCCAGGTGCaagatatattataagaGATAATGGAACTAAATATGATTTAAGGCATGTAAGAAAAAACTCAGAAAGGGAATTAGAGTATGGATATAAAGTAGAAAGACATATGACAGATGaagattatatattatttaataggCAACCATCTTTACATAAAATGAGTATAATGGGACATAAGGTAAAGATATTGCCTTATTCTACATTTAGATTAAATTTAGCAGTAACTTCTCCCTATAATGCTGATTTTGATGGAGATGAAATGAATTTGCATCTAGCACAGTCACATGAAACTCGATCAGAAATTAAGCATCTGATGATTGTACAAAAACAAATAGTTTCACCTCAGGGTAATAAACCTGTTATGGGTATTGTACAAGATTCTTTATTAGCCATTCGTAAGTTTACTAGAAGAGATAATTTTCTAtcaaaagaagaaattatGTCTTTGTTAATTTGGATCCCATATTGGAACCATGTAATCCCTACTCCCGCCATAATAAAGCCTAAACCCCTTTGGACTGGGAAGCAAATATTTTCCATGCTGTTACATTTTGACGATTTGGACAAACATGATAATGATGGTGGTAATATCAGCGGTAACAGCGATGATCCCTTGAAGAGCCAAGGGGGGGATAGAAATGCGCATTTTGATGAAGAGACAACACATAGAACTCATCATCTGTCCAGGTTAGGGGTCAACCATCCAAGTAGTCCAGGCATAATGGTTGATGGTATGAACCAGGGGGGAAACATGTTATTCATGAATAGCGTAAAAAACCAAGGAACCATAAGTAACGACAAGTTTAACAATAGTAGCAATAGTAATCATAACAACGCCATGTCAAGGAAATACAATGGGATAAAGATAAACCTAATAAGAGACTCATCTACGTCGTGTAAAGATGATAATCCCTATTGTTCAGTTAGTGATGGGAaggtaattataaaaaacaatgaGTTGTTAAGTGGTATCATATGTAAAAGGACTGTTGGTTCATCCAGTGGGTCgttaattcatatattgtGGCATGAAATGGGTCCAGATAAAACGAAAGATTTCATTTCGGCTTTACAAAAAGTAATGAACAATTGGCTTGAGTATGTAGGTTTTACTGTCAGTTGTTCTGATATTATAGctagtaataaaatattagataaagtaaaagatatattaaataaatcaaaaaaggaagtgtccaaaatagtaaaaaaagcACAGAGAGGAGAATTAGAATGTCAACCTGGAAAGTCTTTATATGAATCCTTTGAAACTAGAGTTAATAATGAACTAAATTGTGCTAGAGAAATGGCAGGAAAAGTAGCATCCGAAAGCTTAGATGaacgaaataatatatttagtatGGTTACTAGTGGTTCAAAAGGGtctataataaacatatcaCAAATTATATCATGTGTTGGTCAACAAAATGTTGAAGGGAAAAGAATTCCTTTTGGTTTTAATCATAGATCATTAccacattttattaaatttgatTACGGTCCAGAAAGTAGAGGATTTGTATCAAATTCATATTTAAGTGGTTTAACACCACAGGAAGTTTTCTTCCATGCTATGGGTGGTAGAGAAGGTATTATAGACACTGCATGTAAAACATCCGAAACTGGTTATATACAAAGGAGGTTAATTAAAGCTATGGAGGATGTTATGGTACAATATGATCGAACTGTCAGAAACTCATATGGTGatattattcaatttttatatggAGAAGATGGAATGGCAGGAGAATATATAGAAGATCAAATTATTGATTTAATGAAATTagataataaagaaattaagAAATTGTATAAATACAATTTTGATGAAGAACCATATGGAAAAGATTTCTTCTTAGGTAAAGGAGGAGATGATGGGAAAACATCATCCTCATATATAGACTATAACAAACAGAATATATTGAACCAAGAATTTGAAGAGttatataaatgcaaaaattatCTGTGTAAAGAGATTTTTCCAGATGGGGATATAAGACAACATTTGCCCATTAATATGAACAGGCTAATAGAATATGCCAAGTCCCAATTTCCATTTATCCCCCTGATTAGTAGCAAGGTGAAAAATGGGGATGACCAAAAAATTAGGTCAAAAATGAGTCTGGACGagagggaaaaaaaggagaaaaggAGAAGGAGAaagagaaggaaaaaaaaaaaaaaaaaagaaaaagaaaaagaaaaagaaaagaacacCAAGATGTGCGACAATTACGGTGTTAATGATGTTGGTATGGATGATGGTATCAGTGGAAGCATTGGTGGTAGCTTTGGCAGTGGTGACTTCCCAGATGGCACCATAAACAACGACGAATTAATGtcggaaataaaaaaagagtatgAGAGCCACGATCTAGCCAATGTAATGAAGAGTCAGAGTGCCTATAAGACATTCCGCCCATTCGGTGAAGAGGAGGGAGCGGGTTCTGGACGCGACGGTAGCGGAGATGGGAGTGAAGGAAGTAGCAGTGAAGGAAGCGGCATTGAAGATAGCAGCAGTGATGATAACAATGGAAGTGATCATGGAAACAATGAGTACTACTTCCCTGGAGGTGGACGCACGCAGGGAAATGTGAAGCCGTTCGGAAGCATGTTGAGAGGGCATTATGAAGAAGACAGCAGTAGTAATGGAATGATGGTGGACCCGGTACAAGTAGTACACAaggtaaataattttctagaaaaattagttataataaaacaaataaacagcAATGATACGTTGTCAGTAGAGGCCCAGAACAATGCTACATTGTTGTTGAAAGCGCATTTAAGAACATACTTGAATTCAAAGCTATTGACACAAACACATAATATAAGTTTAAAAGGAATAGATTGGTTATTACAAGAAATTGAAAGGATATTTTATAAGTCCTTATGTCATCCTGGGGAGTGTGTAGGAGCATTAGCAGCTCAGTCTATCGGTGAACCAGCTACTCAGATGACCTTAAATACATTTCATTTTGCAGGAGTAGGATCAAAAAACGTTACTCTAGGTGTTCCAAGATTAAaggaattaataaatatagtgAAAAATGTGAAAACACCTTCAActactatatatttagatGATATAGTTTCTAACGATCAGCAAAAAGCAAAAGACATATTAACGAAATTAGAGTATACAACATTGAAACAGTTAACATCGCATGcacaaataatttatgatCCTAATACAACTAGTACTATACTAGAAGAGGATAAAATATGGGTTAATGAATTTTATGAATTCCCAGATGAAGATGATACACAATATTCTTTAGGAGAGTGGGTACTAAGAATACAGTTAACGAATATACatgttaatgaaaaaaaattaactatgAAAGAAATTGTTTATATCATCTATTCAGTCTTCTCAAGTGATGAATTAGATATTATTTACACAGATGATAATTCTGAGGATCTAATTTTAAGAATTAGAGTTAAATACTTAAATGGGGAGTACAATTTTTTGACCGACGATGGAGAAAATGCAAATGGATATGAAGAggaggaagaagaagaagaagactATAACAATATTGCTAATTCGTTTAAAACGAAGAAGGCTACTCCTGCTGATACAGctattaataacaataacgCTTTAAATCAAATAAAGGAAGAGGATGCCTTCAGTCAAAATAGCAGCCGTTCACACAGAAACGTCAACAATGGAGGAAGCACAAACAATGGTAGTAATAACATGCATATCTCAAACAACAATAGCAACGATGTAAATAATGCAGCTGATAGTAACAACAATCGAGGGGTGAACAATGAGGGAGAGggaaaacaaattaaaaagggACGAAGTGGAGCAGGCACATCAGCCGCATCAGTGGTGGTAACATCGGACAAAGGGGATAGCGATGATGAAGATGACGATTTTCTTTTTGGAGGTAACCAGACGAGAGCTATGGATGAAAACCACCATTCTAGTAATAGCAAGaggaataataattacaatcttgaaaatatgaaagaGTCAATGAATCAAGAAGATGCATATTCCAAGCTGAGTGCAAAAACAGCGGAAAATGATCTGCAAATGAAGAGCAGTAACAAAAGTGGCAGAAGTGGGGGTAGCGGAGGAAGCAGTAGTAGCAGCAGTACCAGTACCAccagtagcagtagtaataACGGAAGTGGGAACAATAGCAGCGCGATGAATAATAGCGGTGGTTTGAACAATAACAGTGGTATGAACAATAACGGAGGGATGAACAACAACAGCGGAAATAATCCACTGTTGTCGAAAGAAGACACTGAAGATACGTTTCTAAAAAAGCTAATGGAACAGTGTTTGTCATCACTCAAATTAAGGGGAATAGAAAACATAACTAAAGTTTACATGAGAGAAGAGCCAAAGATTACATATGACTCAGATAAGGGAAAATTTATTAGAAGCTCTCATTGGGTATTAGACACAGATGGTTGTAATTTAGAAAGCATTTTTTGTGCACCACTTGtagattttaaaaaaactgtATCAAATGATATAGTAGAAATATTTGAAGTGTTAGGTATAGAAGCAGTAAGAAGAGCATTACTAAAAGAATTACGAACAGTAATCTCTTTTGATAGTTCATATGTTAATTATAGACACTTATCCATATTATGCGATGTAATGACACAAAAAGGATATTTGATGTCAATAACAAGACATGGAATTAATAGAGTAGATAAGGGTCCATTAGTAAAATGTAGTTTTGAAGAAACAGTGGAAATCTTATTAGAAGCAGCTGCATTTGCACAAGTAGATAATCTAAGAGGCATAACAGAAAACATAATGTTAGGTCAACTATGTAAAATAGGTACTGGTGTATTTGATATAATTATTGATAATGAGAAATTAAATGATGCAAATCAAAATTTAGAAACTATTCAAGATATAACAAGTGCAGGTTTTACAACTCCTGATAGTCATCATGGTATAACACCAGATGGTCTTCAATCACCTATAGctataaatacattaaattCGCCTTTACCATTTTCCCCTACATATAATGCGAATTTGTTATCACCAACTGCACCAATAGATAACAGTacaaatagtaataatagtatgaATAGTATATTATCACCACAGTATATACAAAACTATACTGATAATATTATCTCACCTACGAAAAACGATTTCAATAATTTAGATACTTTAAAATTAGGGGGGAAATTTTCTCCAACTATTCAATCGCCAAAGTCTCCAACATCTGTTATTCATTCTCCTTTTTCTCCTTTCGATAATAACAATCAGCAGTTAATGGAtactaatttattattttctcccaaaaataatattacaaatagtagtaataatatgatgaataattataatgttttttctCCAAAGGCTAATATGGCTACCAATATTCAGTCACCAGTTATGTATTCACCAATTCCTATGACAAACCCTATGATAAACCCCATGATGGACATTTTTTCTCCAAAACCTCATATACAGAACAATGTATACTCTCCTTCTTATTCTCCAACATCTCCTACATATAACGCAAATAATGCGTATTACTCCCCAACCTCTCCAAACAATAACAGTAGTAGCGGTAATTATAGCAGTTATAACCAATCGAATGATCTTACCAATGCCAATAGAAAATATAGTATGATATCCCCTGTATATTCAGTCACTTCGCCAAAATATTCCCCCACCTCGCCTCAATATTCTCCAACATCTCCTGTACCTAACAACCCAAGTAGTCCTCAATATTCTCCTTATTCAATTACCTCCCCAAAATTTTCTCCAACATCTCCAGCCTATTCTATTAGTTCTCCTGTATACGACAAAAATACTgctattaataataatcatcCTTTATCTCCAGCATATATTCTACAGTCACCTGTACAGGTAAGACAACATGCACAAGATGTTCAAATGTTTTCCCCAGTTCAGAAAGCGAATGTTGCGGATGTGCAAAATGACGATCCGTTTTCTCCCATGCCGTATAACATTGACGAGGAGGAAATGAAGGAGGAATAA